Sequence from the Curtobacterium sp. MCLR17_007 genome:
AGATCTTCCGCCTGAACACCCAGGCCTCCGGGGTCATCCCGCAGATCTCGATCGTGATGGGCCCGGCAGCCGGTGGCGCCGTGTACTCCCCGGCGCTCACCGACTTCGTCATCATGGTCGACAAGACCAGCCACATGTTCGTCACCGGCCCCGACGTCATCAAGACCGTCACGGGCGAGGACGTCGGCTTCGAGGAACTCGGCGGCGCGCAGACGCACAACGCGATCTCCGGCGTCGCGCACTACCTCGCCGAGGACGAGACCGACGCGCTCGACTACGCGCGCTCGCTGATCGGGTTCCTGCCCGACAACAACCTGTCCGACGCCCCCGCGTACGACGTCGCCCCCGAGCTCGAGACCACCGACGCCGACCGTGAGCTCGACCTCGTCATCCCCGACTCCACGAACCAGCCGTACGACGTCTTGCAGGTCATCGAGCACGTCGTCGACGACGGCGACTTCCTCGAGGTGCAGCCGCTCTTCGCCCCGAACATCCTGATCGGCTTCGGACGGGTCGAGGGCCGCACCGTCGGCATCATCGCGAACCAGCCGCAGGCGATGGCCGGCACGCTGAACATCGACGCTGGCGAGAAGGCCGCTCGCTTCGTCCGCTTCTGCGACGCCTTCGGCATCCCGATCCTGACGCTCGTCGACGTGCCCGGCTACCTGCCCGGCACCGACCAGGAGTGGACCGGGGTCATCCGCCGCGGCGCCAAGCTGCTGTACGCGTACGCCGAGGCCACCGTGCCGCTCGTCACCGTCATCACGCGCAAGGCCTACGGCGGCGCGTACATCGTGATGGGGTCGAAGCAGCTCGGCGCGGACATCAACCTCGCGTGGCCGACCGCCGAGATCGCGGTCATGGGCGGCCAGGGCGCGGTCAACATCCTGTACCGCTCCGAGATCAAGCGTGCCGAAGAAGCGGGCGAGGACGTCGCCGCCGTGC
This genomic interval carries:
- a CDS encoding acyl-CoA carboxylase subunit beta → MYGQEPWGSSNRGLYVPRYGERVTQGDTPDLSTTAGRLADLRVRYHEAVTAAGEAAIAKQHAKGKTTARERIEQLLDENSFVELDEFVRHRTHAFGMDAKRPYGDAVVTGFGTIHGRQVAVYAQDFTVFGGSLGEVAGEKIIKVMQHALKTGVPIIGILDSGGARIQEGVVALGKYGEIFRLNTQASGVIPQISIVMGPAAGGAVYSPALTDFVIMVDKTSHMFVTGPDVIKTVTGEDVGFEELGGAQTHNAISGVAHYLAEDETDALDYARSLIGFLPDNNLSDAPAYDVAPELETTDADRELDLVIPDSTNQPYDVLQVIEHVVDDGDFLEVQPLFAPNILIGFGRVEGRTVGIIANQPQAMAGTLNIDAGEKAARFVRFCDAFGIPILTLVDVPGYLPGTDQEWTGVIRRGAKLLYAYAEATVPLVTVITRKAYGGAYIVMGSKQLGADINLAWPTAEIAVMGGQGAVNILYRSEIKRAEEAGEDVAAVRSRLANEYTYNVASPYLAAERGELDGIIQPHATRVSVIKALRALRGKRASLPPKKHGNIPL